The DNA sequence GATGTCAGGTTTGATCTTGCCGGGTCGCCAAGTATTTTTGGTCGACACACACATCAATATCGACCCATCTGCCTGCGAATTAGCCGAGCTGACTTTGATGGCTGCAAGTGAAATGCGTAAGCTGGGGCTCGTACCTAAAGTAGCGCTGCTTTCTCATTCCAATTTTGGTTCAAGCAACGCACCATCTGCTATCAAAATGCGTGAAGTATTAGCGTTGATTCAGAAAGCAGACCCAACTTTAGAAGTTGACGGTGAAATGCATGGCGATAGTGCTTTGGACGAAACTATTCGTGCAGGTGCGGTAACGTCATCTCCGCTAAAGGGTGATGCCAACCTTTTAGTTTTGCCAAATATTGATGCAGCAAACATTTCCTATAACTTGCTAAAAACAGCAGCGGGTAATGGCATTGCAATTGGCCCATTGTTATTGGGTGTAGCCAAACCAATTCATATTCTGACCCCAGCTGCTACTGTCCGCCGCATCGTTAATGTGACGACTTTGGCAGTTGTAGAGGCGGCAAGCAACGCTAGAGGCATTAGTTAGGCGCTTATAAATTATGTAAGTTAGCAATAACTTACATAATTTATTTCTATATAAATCAGTGCGTTACATAAAATGCACTGTATTTGGGCTTGATTTGATGACGTGTTACGGGTAACCTAGCACCCATCATGAATAATCGCTCTGAAAACAGCAATACAGCCAGTTTCGATGAACATAGCCGTGCTGAAAGTTGGGACAGCAATGATCGACTTGAAACAGAGTCATCCGCTGCCAATATTTATGCTGAAGGCGGGTTATCTCGTTTACAAACCTATGCAGCAAATCAAGTTTCGGGGAAAAAAGTGACAGCTTCTTGGCGTGCCGCTTTGGCCGTTCGCGATGCCGGACCGCCGGCCATGTTGCGCAGTGTGCGCCCAAATATTGTGCAATCGATTCGTGCTTTCCGTACACCTGATTTACAGGAAGCGGCAACAGAATTGGGTCAACACTTCATTTATGCCAATTGCGCCAATGCAATGACTAAGGGTGAGGTTTTGGAATCTATTGCGATTGCTTATTCGTTTACTAAGCAACAAGCAAAAAACTACGATCCTTTGTTAGATGCTTTGACCACTACGGTTGATAAGTCTGGCCCGCAGCCTGGCTTTGTTGTGGTGCTTGAAGGTTTGCCTTGCACTCAGAAGTTTGACAAAGAAGCGCGTGAAACTCTTTTGGATGTGTTCCGTGATGCAGTTGATTTCTGGGCTGAGCGCCGCACTCCATATCGCGTCTTCTATTCTTTCGCCTAACAACAAAAGTCTTGGAAGTTACATAAATCGCCTCTATTTGAGGCGATTTTGCATTTCAGGGTTCCATACGCTATGAACGGCTGTAATGGCCACCACGCCAGCCGTTTCTGTTCTCAGCACTCGCTCACCTAGCGATACCAATTGATAGCCTGCAGCCTCTGCCTGAGCCTCTTCTTCGGGAGAGTGACCACCTTCGGGACCAATCATTAGTACAACATCCTGAGGTTTATTTTCTATGAGCACTGTATACAAGCTTTTGGTGGCATCGGGACTTAACAGGAGCTTGAGAGCTGGTTTTGGAGTCGCCTTTAAATAGCTTTCAAATGTTTGAATGGGCTCTAGACTAGCAAAGACAGTGCGATCACATTGTTCGCAAGCTGCTTGAATGATGCCTTCCCAGTGAGCAAGCCGTTTTTGGGCGCGCTCTAGGTCGCTTGAACGTGTCAGCTTCAAGATAGAGCGTTCACATTGCATGGGCGCGATATTTTGAGCACCAGTCTCGACTGCTTTCTCAACAATCCAGTCCATTTTGTCGCCGCCAGCCAACCCTTGGGCCAGGGTAATGGCATAAGGGGCCTCACGGTGGGTATCTTTGCGGATATCGCTTAGCTGAACTTGACCAGTTTTTCCGCTCAAAGAGAGGAGCTCTCCCTTGGCAACTTGGCCTTTTCCATCAAATACAGGGAAGGATTCCCCGGTCTGAATGCGTCGAACCCGCAAATGGTGGGCAACCTCGGGTGTGAGGGTAGTTGGCTTTTG is a window from the Polynucleobacter sp. MWH-Aus1W21 genome containing:
- a CDS encoding 16S rRNA (uracil(1498)-N(3))-methyltransferase, translating into MPQFYLPGPWESQKPTTLTPEVAHHLRVRRIQTGESFPVFDGKGQVAKGELLSLSGKTGQVQLSDIRKDTHREAPYAITLAQGLAGGDKMDWIVEKAVETGAQNIAPMQCERSILKLTRSSDLERAQKRLAHWEGIIQAACEQCDRTVFASLEPIQTFESYLKATPKPALKLLLSPDATKSLYTVLIENKPQDVVLMIGPEGGHSPEEEAQAEAAGYQLVSLGERVLRTETAGVVAITAVHSVWNPEMQNRLK
- a CDS encoding barstar family protein: MNNRSENSNTASFDEHSRAESWDSNDRLETESSAANIYAEGGLSRLQTYAANQVSGKKVTASWRAALAVRDAGPPAMLRSVRPNIVQSIRAFRTPDLQEAATELGQHFIYANCANAMTKGEVLESIAIAYSFTKQQAKNYDPLLDALTTTVDKSGPQPGFVVVLEGLPCTQKFDKEARETLLDVFRDAVDFWAERRTPYRVFYSFA